From Zingiber officinale cultivar Zhangliang chromosome 5B, Zo_v1.1, whole genome shotgun sequence, the proteins below share one genomic window:
- the LOC121986506 gene encoding F-box/kelch-repeat protein At3g61590-like, producing MPKIKMMPRDRDGEEEDEDKGTLLSGDAILPDELLQKVLSLLPIANIIKLSIVCKRWYEVVHSCPPLSWAMMAPQKPLFFRSCFNDCAFSGRVYDPCLLRWYNFDFPRLEKSIWRTSSSCGLVCLMNLKEGSQLLVGNPIKRDWKLLPQVPGGSSPHYNALALSFDHRTRGYTVVVAKCTHIVLPRNSSHWRLSVHIYESTTKSWDTPFAQDIGFSQEIGCWMGSNEAVICNGVLYYFIGPHPMQRPHLVAFDLSKPPSSIEYLIQESIRGPYRLACVGLINLSNKLVMVGMTNHWPHEGVVILELEDKTWREVAQMPNSIYKTLNGQNFICCGAGHFLFMHSSVWPVLLTFDMRQKVWKWSSQMCPCPCPSTEPLQFRFLNYCGFCFEPRLDVSS from the coding sequence ATGCCTAAGATCAAGATGATGCCTAGAGATAGGGACGGAGAGGAGGAGGATGAAGACAAGGGAACATTACTGTCGGGGGACGCCATTCTACCGGACGAACTCCTGCAGAAGGTGCTCTCCTTGTTGCCTATCGCCAACATCATCAAATTGAGCATCGTGTGCAAACGGTGGTACGAGGTGGTTCACTCCTGCCCCCCATTGTCATGGGCGATGATGGCGCCACAGAAGCCATTGTTTTTCAGGTCATGCTTTAATGATTGCGCCTTCTCAGGCCGCGTGTACGACCCTTGTCTCCTCCGATGGTACAACTTCGACTTCCCCCGCTTAGAAAAGAGCATCTGGCGCACGTCCTCCTCCTGTGGCCTTGTCTGCTTGATGAATCTCAAAGAAGGTAGCCAATTATTGGTCGGCAATCCCATCAAGAGAGATTGGAAGTTGCTTCCTCAAGTCCCCGGCGGCTCGTCCCCCCACTACAACGCGCTCGCCTTGTCATTCGACCATCGCACGCGCGGCTACACCGTGGTCGTCGCCAAGTGCACCCACATTGTGCTGCCAAGGAACTCCAGTCATTGGCGCTTATCCGTCCACATCTACGAATCAACCACAAAATCGTGGGACACGCCTTTCGCCCAAGACATCGGCTTCTCCCAAGAAATCGGCTGCTGGATGGGCAGCAACGAGGCCGTCATATGCAACGGCGTGCTCTACTACTTCATCGGCCCGCACCCAATGCAACGCCCCCACTTAGTGGCGTTCGATCTCTCCAAGCCGCCCTCAAGCATAGAGTATCTGATTCAAGAATCGATTCGTGGTCCATACCGTCTTGCCTGTGTTGGGTTGATCAACCTGTCGAATAAATTGGTCATGGTCGGCATGACAAACCATTGGCCGCACGAGGGAGTGGTGATTTTGGAACTCGAGGATAAGACATGGCGGGAGGTGGCTCAAATGCCGAACTCCATATACAAGACGTTAAACGGCCAAAATTTCATCTGCTGCGGCGCCGGCCACTTCCTCTTCATGCACTCCTCAGTGTGGCCGGTGCTACTGACCTTCGACATGAGGCAGAAGGTGTGGAAATGGTCGAGCCAGATGTGTCCGTGCCCATGCCCCTCCACCGAGCCATTGCAGTTCAGGTTCCTAAACTACTGCGGCTTCTGCTTCGAACCGAGGCTTGACGTCTCCTCTTGA